The DNA region ACATGGCGCGGCGCGCCTGGGGCGAGAAAAACAAGGACGCGCTGGTGCGCATGGTGCGCGGTTTTGCTGCGGCGTATCAGTTCATGAACGATGCCAAGAATCATGACGAAGTTAGAAACATCGTCAAGGATTCGTTGAAAGTTTCCGACGACACGGCACGGCAAATATTTGCACCGTATACGCAGCCGGATAAGAACGTGCTGCCGCGCCGCGGTGAATTAGACTTGTCGGCATTCGATCGCGTGTTATCGCTGATGGGCGGAGCGGGAGTGATTCCGACTCCTGTGGCGCCGGCGGCGCGCTTTGTCGATCTACAATTTCTCAAAGCGGCTGGGATTCAATAATTTCATTGTCGACTTAATTTGACGGAGGACTAAGATGCTGAACAAAAGTTGTACCGTAATGGTAATTGCAGCGGTTGCAATGTCATTCGCGGCGGCAAGTGTTCTCAATGCCGCGAGCGCACCGAATGTCGCGTTGACCGGGCAGGTGAGTTCGGCGGAGGAAGGCCGCATGGAAGGCGTATTGGTCAGCGCCAAGGGCGAAGGCTCCACGGTGACGATCACCGTCGTAAGCGATGCCAAAGGGCAG from Deltaproteobacteria bacterium includes:
- a CDS encoding carboxypeptidase regulatory-like domain-containing protein gives rise to the protein MLNKSCTVMVIAAVAMSFAAASVLNAASAPNVALTGQVSSAEEGRMEGVLVSAKGEGSTVTITVVSDAKGQYSFPSSKLAAGRYALAIRAVGYELENASPADVAAQKTTTLDLKLLKAADLAAQLSNGEWLMSMPGTD